A genome region from Bombus terrestris chromosome 10, iyBomTerr1.2, whole genome shotgun sequence includes the following:
- the LOC100642853 gene encoding uridine-cytidine kinase-like 1 codes for MIKNMAAKMQHFDPPSSASSESDDTEVCVDEKEILFADELCEDAERCRRSDIGTPTPQSPRPPSTGSQRSPRSRRQRTTSLSQSSKKTSAESILRSKTRTIYTAGRPPWYNSAGQQVEPFVIGICGGSASGKTTVATKIIESLDVPWVTLLSMDSFYKVLNEKQHDMAARNEYNFDHPDAFDFELLKTTLQRLKEGRMVEVPIYNFVTHRRESRTKTMYGANVIIFEGILTFYNVDVLKMCDMKVFVDTDADVRLARRLRRDISQRGRDLEGVLKQYSTMVQPAFYYYIAPFMVHADIIVPRGGDNEVAIELIVQHVHTQLQLRGFKLREKLAHSYIGQPLPSSLYLLPDTPQIKGLHTFIRNKETYRDEFIFYSKRLIRLVIEYALSLLPFEDVRVETPQGVLYDGKRAATDKICGVSILRAGETMEQAVRDVCKDIRIGKILIQTNQQTGEPELYYLRLPKDIKDYKVILMDATVATGAAAIMAIRVLLDHDVAEENVLLVSLLMAESGVHSIAYAFPRVKIVTSALDPVINEKFYVLPGIGNFGDRYFGTEPSTIED; via the exons ATGATCAAGAATATGGCAGCTAAAATGCAACACTTTGATCCACCAAGCTCGGCGAGTTCTGAAAG CGACGATACTGAAGTGTGTGTGGACGAGAAGGAAATTTTATTTGCTGACGAGTTGTGCGAGGATGCTGAGCGTTGCAGACGATCTGACATTGGCACACCTACTCCACAATCTCCAAGGCCACCTTCCACGG GTTCTCAGAGATCACCAAGATCAAGAAGGCAGCGTACTACTAGTCTATCTCAGTCTAGCAAAAAAACTTCTGCAGAGTCTATCCTTAGAAGTAAAACTAGAACAATATACACAGCTGGTAGACCACCATGGTACAATTCAGCTGGGCAGCAAGTAGAACCTTTTGTAATTG GTATTTGTGGGGGCAGTGCGTCTGGGAAAACCACAGTTgcaacaaaaattatagaatctCTAGATGTACCTTGGGTAACGCTTCTTAGCATGGATTCATTTTATAAA GTTTTAAATGAAAAGCAACACGACATGGCTGCGCGGAATGAATACAATTTCGATCATCCCGACGCGTTCGATTTTGAGTTACTTAAAACAACGCTACAGCGTTTAAAGGAAGGTAGAATGGTGGAGGTTCCTATCTATAATTTTGTAACACATCGCAGAGAAAGTAGAACT AAAACAATGTATGGTGCCAATGTGATTATATTTGAGGGAATATTGACGTTCTACAATGTCGACGTTTTGAAG ATGTGCGACATGAAGGTGTTTGTTGATACTGATGCTGATGTGAGACTTGCTCGAAGATTGCGTAGAGATATATCGCAAAGAGGGAGGGACTTGGAGGGTGTGCTAAAGCAATATAGCACTATGGTACAACccgctttttattattatatagctccATTCATGGTTCACGCGGATATTATCGTACCTCGTGGCGGAGATAACGAAGTCGCGATAGAACTCATTGTACAGCACGTACATACTCAGCTTCAACTG AGGGGTTTCAAACTCAGAGAAAAATTAGCTCATTCTTATATTGGTCAGCCATTGCCATCTTCTCTCTACCTGCTTCCAGATACACCACAGATAAAGGGTCTCCACACATTTataagaaacaaagaaacatACAgagatgaatttatattttattccaaaCGTCTAATACGTTTGGTTATTGAATACGCGTTGTCTCTTCTACCCTTCGAG GATGTAAGAGTAGAAACACCACAAGGAGTATTATATGACGGAAAACGCGCAGCTACGGATAAAATATGCGGTGTTTCCATTTTGCGTGCTGGTGAAACTATGGAACAAGCTGTTAGGGACGTATGCAAAGATATTAGAATAGGAAAGATACTTATACAAACCAATCAACAGACCGGAGAACCAGAG CTTTATTACCTTCGATTACCAAAAGATATTAAAGACTACAAAGTAATATTAATGGATGCAACAGTAGCAACGGGTGCAGCAGCCATTATGGCTATCCGAGTTTTATTGGATCATGATGTTGCTGAGGAGAACGTGTTACTCGTATCTCTACTTATGGCAGAATCAGGAGTACACTCGATAGCTTACGCATTTCCACGTGTAAAAATCGTGACGTCCGCCTTAGACCCTGTGATAAATGAGAAGTTCTACGTATTGCCTGGTATCGGTAACTTTGGAGACCGATACTTTGGAACCGAGCCATCAACCATCGAAGATTAA